Proteins co-encoded in one Deltaproteobacteria bacterium genomic window:
- a CDS encoding ATP-binding protein, giving the protein MRLFGTMGAEASFREEDFFGREEEMAALTRAAAEGGRGIGSSFMIYGPPNIGKTSLLLKVAQGLRSGPVDGEPPRPFPFYFSFSQILSHPLALSQHFLQEFLWQLLRFLGDPQPPVFDPEAMCDRLAAHGFGGCRDTLSAHSRYTSSGDGLSALVNAMSFPFAAAGEVFYPVFLFDDFQYTGKMQGIPDGTMLSILRPFIKSGHYPMFLSGSSPGRVTASLKREGLFGTFQMLEIGGLSREPSVRLWERLCDRRRIVMAPSLLPRASERLGGIPVYQRMLVEEIFFRNVKVEDTISLENLYALSVTEGKLNRYWREFFENTFPERGRRGRAIRFLKRVLCDRFPLDTVEGALSLMGTSQEEGEAVLAALEFKGLMKSDLEQLTFTGDPVLSDFLFWAFERGVLGKGGSQVAASIVQARLSHASPEAGQGAEHARRVAAVKEMMRKWDLREVPLLLLEYGRFREKFGGKGLLEVVIGMEREPVKIRLPKVSSVSTGYRAVRGGPRFDFDLVAYGFLEEEFSEENLVIWAVDVVPEKTLAARSVEHFENRCRLLALEKGLPADRLRKWMVLHEAADPAAVDLASRYGVHLSHPTQLRLFLNLFGLEEMEREPEGAKPSGPAAPRADRTLEYELVLPMKADSEVVAARVAEEVAAFASVDPDTVDRIKMAIIEACINAFEHSASATGKVRLRYLLSPEKIELFVQDDGKGFRGGKTPEESKKNRGWGLRLIRELVDDVEIATGPDGTVVRMVKYLDGGPGETGSPARGDGGPAAPGEG; this is encoded by the coding sequence TTGCGTCTTTTCGGCACCATGGGGGCGGAGGCGTCCTTCCGTGAAGAGGATTTCTTCGGCCGGGAGGAGGAGATGGCCGCCCTGACGCGGGCGGCGGCCGAGGGGGGGCGCGGCATCGGTTCCTCCTTCATGATCTACGGCCCTCCCAACATCGGAAAGACGTCGCTGCTGCTCAAGGTGGCGCAGGGGCTCCGGTCGGGACCGGTGGACGGCGAGCCGCCGAGGCCGTTCCCCTTCTACTTCTCCTTCAGCCAGATCCTCTCCCATCCACTGGCGCTGTCCCAGCACTTCCTGCAGGAGTTCCTCTGGCAGCTCCTCCGGTTCCTCGGGGACCCGCAGCCGCCGGTGTTCGACCCGGAAGCGATGTGCGACCGCCTGGCCGCCCACGGTTTCGGCGGCTGCAGGGATACCCTGTCCGCGCACTCCCGGTACACCTCGTCCGGCGACGGGCTGTCGGCGCTCGTGAACGCCATGTCGTTCCCGTTCGCGGCGGCGGGGGAGGTCTTCTATCCGGTCTTCCTCTTCGACGACTTCCAGTATACGGGGAAAATGCAGGGGATCCCCGACGGGACGATGCTTTCCATCCTCCGCCCCTTCATCAAGTCGGGGCACTACCCCATGTTCCTCTCCGGCTCCTCCCCGGGGAGGGTCACAGCGTCCCTCAAGCGGGAGGGTCTCTTCGGGACCTTCCAGATGCTCGAGATCGGGGGGCTCTCCAGGGAGCCGTCCGTGCGGCTCTGGGAGCGGCTCTGCGACCGCCGCCGGATCGTCATGGCGCCGTCGCTCCTGCCGCGCGCCTCCGAGCGCCTCGGGGGGATCCCGGTGTACCAGCGGATGCTGGTCGAGGAGATCTTCTTCCGGAACGTGAAGGTGGAGGACACGATCTCCCTCGAGAATCTCTACGCGCTCTCCGTCACGGAGGGGAAGCTGAACCGGTACTGGAGGGAGTTCTTCGAGAACACGTTCCCGGAACGCGGCCGGCGGGGGCGCGCGATCCGGTTCCTGAAGCGCGTCCTGTGCGACCGGTTCCCGCTGGACACCGTGGAGGGGGCGCTGTCGCTGATGGGGACATCCCAGGAGGAGGGGGAGGCGGTTCTCGCGGCGCTCGAATTCAAGGGGCTGATGAAGTCCGACCTCGAGCAGCTGACCTTCACCGGCGACCCGGTCCTGTCCGACTTCCTGTTCTGGGCGTTCGAACGCGGGGTGCTCGGAAAGGGCGGATCGCAGGTCGCCGCCTCCATCGTGCAGGCGCGGCTGTCCCACGCCTCCCCCGAGGCGGGGCAGGGCGCGGAACACGCGCGCCGCGTCGCCGCGGTGAAGGAGATGATGCGGAAGTGGGACCTGCGGGAAGTGCCGCTTCTCCTGCTCGAGTACGGGCGGTTCCGGGAGAAGTTCGGCGGGAAGGGGCTCCTCGAGGTCGTGATCGGGATGGAGCGGGAGCCGGTGAAGATCCGCCTTCCGAAGGTGTCCTCCGTGTCCACCGGCTACCGGGCCGTCCGCGGAGGGCCGCGATTCGACTTCGACCTGGTGGCGTACGGCTTCCTCGAGGAGGAATTTTCGGAAGAGAACCTGGTCATCTGGGCGGTCGACGTGGTTCCGGAAAAGACGTTGGCGGCGCGTTCCGTGGAGCACTTCGAGAACCGTTGCCGTCTCCTAGCGCTGGAGAAAGGGCTGCCCGCCGACCGGCTCCGGAAGTGGATGGTGCTTCACGAGGCGGCGGACCCCGCGGCGGTGGACCTCGCCTCCCGGTACGGAGTGCACCTGTCGCACCCGACGCAGCTTCGGCTCTTCCTCAACCTGTTCGGGCTCGAGGAGATGGAGCGGGAGCCGGAGGGCGCGAAGCCGTCCGGCCCGGCCGCGCCCCGCGCCGACCGGACGCTGGAGTACGAACTGGTCCTGCCGATGAAGGCCGATTCCGAGGTGGTCGCGGCACGGGTCGCCGAGGAGGTCGCCGCGTTCGCGTCCGTCGACCCGGACACGGTCGACCGGATCAAGATGGCGATCATCGAGGCGTGCATCAACGCGTTCGAGCACAGCGCCTCCGCGACGGGAAAGGTCCGCCTGCGCTACCTGCTCTCCCCGGAGAAGATCGAGCTGTTCGTCCAGGACGACGGGAAGGGGTTCCGGGGGGGGAAGACGCCGGAGGAGTCGAAGAAGAACCGCGGGTGGGGATTGCGGTTGATCCGGGAGCTGGTGGACGACGTGGAGATCGCCACGGGGCCGGACGGCACGGTCGTCCGGATGGTCAAGTATCTGGACGGAGGTCCCGGGGAGACGGGGAGCCCCGCCCGGGGAGACGGGGGGCCTGCGGCCCCCGGCGAGGGATGA
- a CDS encoding sugar phosphate isomerase/epimerase, with protein sequence MNRVVHSTVPYPMLSEEGTLAALVEAGVGPEIYFSGATLDRLTPGEAERSAEALRAAGIRTLSFHAPFRDVWPGAQDEEARRLSVRRMRQAIALAPVYRPEGIVVHGGYFGWLFDFHAEEWLASAARSFGELAEAAEKAGTELFVENVFDEIPDHLLRLREAVGSPRLHFCFDPGHANLFSRLPVHQWAKAFGKEIRLMHVHDNRGRRDDHLPVGEGTINFRGVLLAVGDAGARPILTLEPHRKEHFPRGVAGLREILSTLP encoded by the coding sequence ATGAACCGGGTCGTCCACTCCACCGTCCCCTACCCCATGCTCTCGGAGGAAGGGACGCTCGCCGCCCTGGTCGAGGCGGGCGTCGGTCCCGAGATCTACTTCTCCGGGGCGACCCTCGACCGGCTGACCCCCGGCGAAGCCGAGCGGTCCGCGGAGGCGCTCCGCGCCGCCGGGATCCGCACCCTTTCCTTCCACGCCCCGTTCCGCGACGTGTGGCCGGGGGCCCAGGACGAGGAAGCCCGCCGGCTCTCCGTGCGGCGCATGCGCCAGGCGATCGCGCTGGCCCCCGTCTACCGGCCCGAGGGGATCGTCGTGCACGGAGGGTATTTCGGCTGGCTGTTCGACTTCCACGCCGAGGAGTGGCTCGCATCCGCCGCGCGTTCGTTCGGCGAGCTCGCGGAGGCGGCGGAGAAGGCCGGGACGGAGCTGTTCGTGGAAAACGTCTTCGACGAGATCCCCGACCACCTCCTGCGCCTCCGGGAGGCGGTGGGTTCCCCGCGCCTCCACTTCTGCTTCGACCCCGGACACGCGAATCTCTTCTCCAGGCTGCCCGTGCACCAGTGGGCGAAGGCGTTCGGGAAGGAGATCCGGCTGATGCACGTCCACGACAACCGGGGCCGCCGGGACGACCACCTCCCCGTGGGAGAGGGAACGATCAATTTCCGCGGGGTGCTGCTGGCGGTGGGCGATGCGGGAGCCCGTCCGATCCTCACCCTCGAACCGCACCGGAAGGAGCATTTCCCGCGGGGAGTGGCGGGACTCCGGGAGATCCTTTCGACCCTCCCCTGA
- a CDS encoding L-seryl-tRNA(Sec) selenium transferase, producing MPDDQGLRNLPSIASLLGRDPVRALLRVHPRAVVVDSLRRVLGELRSSAGSGEAPSRDMWVERILARLPAEIAAGESLSMRRVINAAGVVVHTNLGRAPLPKEALDAVLETSRGYTNLEYDLDAGERSSRLSHVEGMIRALTGAECAHVVNNNAAAVLLCLSGIARGREVIVSRGELVEIGGSFRVPEIMAESGARMVEVGTTNRTRARDYENAITGQTALLLKVHRSNFAVTGFTEEVSAADLASIGARAGIPVLEDQGAGALLDLAALGIPGAFSLRQALSAGPGIVTASGDKLLGGPQAGIILGSEDLVAPLKRHPLSRALRIDKLRLAALAAVLRLYADDRRAVSGIPVLRMLLEPPARVRARAVRLVRRVRRAGGSALTLSLAPGGTSPGGGALPDVFVPTTCVAVSHPGIPEGKLFRRLLGGDPPVVARVGGGQLLLDLRTVRDDEVPALAAAILAAEKND from the coding sequence ATGCCGGACGACCAGGGACTGCGGAACCTTCCGTCGATCGCGTCGCTTCTGGGACGCGACCCGGTCCGCGCCCTCCTCCGGGTCCACCCCCGCGCCGTGGTGGTCGACTCCCTCCGAAGGGTCCTCGGCGAACTCCGCTCCTCGGCCGGCTCCGGTGAGGCCCCATCCCGGGATATGTGGGTCGAGCGGATCCTCGCCCGGCTCCCGGCGGAGATCGCGGCCGGTGAATCCCTCTCGATGCGCAGGGTGATCAACGCGGCCGGGGTTGTCGTTCACACCAACCTCGGCCGGGCGCCGCTTCCGAAGGAAGCGCTCGACGCCGTCCTCGAAACGTCCCGCGGATACACCAACCTGGAGTACGACCTGGACGCGGGGGAGCGCTCCTCGCGCCTCTCCCACGTGGAGGGGATGATCCGCGCCCTCACCGGCGCGGAGTGCGCCCACGTGGTGAACAACAACGCCGCCGCCGTCCTCCTGTGCCTGTCGGGCATCGCGCGGGGACGCGAGGTGATCGTAAGCCGCGGCGAGCTGGTCGAGATCGGCGGCTCGTTCCGCGTCCCCGAGATCATGGCGGAGAGCGGCGCGCGCATGGTGGAGGTCGGGACGACCAACCGGACCCGCGCCCGGGATTACGAGAACGCGATCACCGGGCAGACGGCCCTGCTGCTGAAGGTCCACCGGTCGAACTTTGCGGTCACCGGATTCACGGAGGAGGTATCCGCCGCCGACCTCGCGTCGATCGGCGCGAGGGCCGGGATCCCCGTCCTGGAGGACCAGGGGGCCGGGGCGCTGCTGGACCTGGCCGCGCTCGGCATCCCGGGGGCGTTTTCGCTGCGGCAGGCCCTCTCCGCGGGCCCCGGGATCGTCACGGCGAGCGGGGACAAGCTTCTCGGCGGGCCCCAGGCGGGGATCATCCTCGGGAGCGAGGATCTCGTCGCTCCGCTCAAGCGGCACCCCCTCTCCCGCGCGCTGCGCATCGACAAGTTGCGCCTCGCGGCGCTGGCGGCGGTTCTTCGCCTGTACGCCGACGACCGGAGGGCGGTGTCGGGGATACCCGTGCTCCGAATGCTCCTCGAGCCTCCCGCCCGGGTGCGCGCGCGCGCGGTCCGACTCGTCCGCCGCGTCCGCCGCGCGGGCGGTTCCGCGCTCACCCTCTCCCTCGCGCCGGGCGGGACCTCTCCCGGGGGCGGAGCGCTTCCGGACGTGTTCGTCCCGACCACGTGCGTGGCGGTCTCCCACCCGGGCATCCCCGAGGGGAAGCTGTTCCGGCGGCTCCTCGGCGGAGACCCGCCGGTGGTCGCGCGGGTGGGCGGCGGGCAGCTGCTCCTGGACCTGCGGACCGTCCGGGACGACGAGGTGCCCGCGCTTGCGGCGGCCATCCTCGCCGCGGAGAAGAACGATTGA
- a CDS encoding GntR family transcriptional regulator gives MTLRERIVSSIRGAIVNGQLRPGARIAEPELADKFGISRTPIREAFRQLESEGFISVIPRKGAIVASLSAQDVSNFYDLKMVLEGYAAKLAAKTLTENDLTKMATVNRQLEAASAKKDLRRVLDLHNEFHDIFLRACGNDKLHAIVQNMVMQFQRFRLILAMPGRIEGSIRQHQEIIEAFRKRDASLAEELVQKNALYGKTILLRELAKG, from the coding sequence ATGACCCTTCGCGAGCGGATCGTCTCCTCGATCCGGGGCGCCATCGTCAACGGGCAGCTCAGGCCGGGGGCCCGCATCGCCGAGCCGGAGCTCGCGGACAAGTTCGGCATCAGCCGCACCCCGATCCGGGAGGCGTTCCGGCAGCTCGAGTCGGAAGGGTTCATCTCGGTCATCCCGCGAAAGGGGGCGATCGTCGCCTCCCTCTCCGCCCAGGACGTTTCCAACTTCTACGACCTGAAGATGGTGCTCGAGGGGTACGCGGCGAAGCTGGCGGCGAAGACGCTGACGGAGAACGACCTGACGAAGATGGCGACCGTGAACCGGCAGCTCGAGGCGGCTTCCGCGAAGAAGGACCTGCGGCGCGTGCTCGATCTCCACAACGAGTTCCACGACATCTTCCTGCGGGCCTGCGGGAACGACAAGCTCCACGCGATCGTCCAGAACATGGTGATGCAGTTCCAGCGGTTCCGCCTGATCCTCGCCATGCCGGGCAGGATCGAGGGGTCGATCCGGCAGCACCAGGAGATCATCGAGGCGTTCCGCAAGCGGGATGCATCCCTCGCGGAGGAGCTCGTCCAGAAGAACGCCCTCTACGGCAAGACGATCCTTCTCCGGGAGCTGGCGAAGGGCTGA